A window of the Cystobacter fuscus genome harbors these coding sequences:
- a CDS encoding tetratricopeptide repeat protein, whose amino-acid sequence MATSNATPGGPRGGHGRQSFRGALVQVGLVALLFAGAVAYLVHQGSVRREVNTRLKAARALSVRDNPVDLRQSLVELDALFLLDDQVKDAQALAADVNTRLWLEHQQPEAQARAREHQARAEALDSRSGERYGTHARLLLAEGKTEQAGKYLEELRAQGAKNPKLALAEAQVLIARGRLAEARQAFARASEAAWREPRYAQAHGEALLDEGLAAQAAEAFKKATVSSPGHLRARLSLALARLYQGTGQEEARKTVADVLSREAELSPPLKARALSVRAALALVEDRPGEALKAAGEALAASPDEYQALFLRARALARRGDAGAREAFLAAVERRRTAPLLYLEGARVLREASDGEGALMLLDAYETVFRDVRVPAGEGQEVGALERDERYWLARGGVMETLAREDAALEAYDRALAVKGVGRARAQYAKAALLLSRGDTASAQPLLAELTPENGMGALPEAYEAMGRLLFSQGEFAQGCQNYYVGLSRAHQQGESPEELQHKAAAVERRLTDSGQATMARTWKTETDALLRQVGGL is encoded by the coding sequence ATGGCCACGTCGAATGCAACCCCAGGTGGACCGAGGGGAGGGCACGGACGGCAGAGCTTTCGGGGCGCCCTCGTGCAGGTGGGGCTGGTGGCGCTGCTGTTCGCGGGAGCGGTGGCGTACCTCGTGCACCAGGGCTCGGTGCGCCGGGAAGTGAACACGCGGCTGAAGGCGGCGCGCGCCCTGTCCGTGCGCGACAACCCGGTGGACCTGCGCCAGTCCCTGGTGGAGCTGGACGCCCTGTTCCTCCTGGACGACCAGGTGAAGGATGCCCAGGCGCTGGCGGCCGACGTGAACACGCGGCTGTGGCTGGAGCACCAGCAACCGGAGGCCCAGGCCCGGGCGCGCGAGCACCAGGCCCGCGCCGAGGCGTTGGACTCGCGCTCCGGCGAGCGCTACGGCACCCACGCGCGGCTGCTGCTCGCCGAGGGGAAGACGGAGCAGGCCGGCAAGTACCTGGAGGAGCTCCGGGCCCAGGGCGCGAAGAACCCGAAGCTGGCCCTGGCCGAGGCGCAGGTGCTGATCGCCCGGGGCCGGCTCGCCGAGGCGCGGCAGGCCTTCGCCCGGGCGAGCGAGGCGGCGTGGCGGGAGCCGCGCTATGCCCAGGCCCACGGGGAGGCCCTGCTCGACGAGGGACTGGCCGCCCAGGCCGCCGAGGCCTTCAAGAAGGCCACGGTCTCCTCCCCCGGGCACCTGCGCGCGCGCCTGTCGCTGGCGCTCGCCCGGCTCTACCAGGGCACGGGCCAGGAGGAGGCCCGGAAGACGGTGGCGGACGTGCTCTCGCGCGAGGCGGAGCTCTCCCCTCCCCTGAAGGCACGGGCCCTGAGCGTGCGCGCGGCGCTGGCGCTGGTGGAGGATCGGCCCGGCGAGGCCCTCAAGGCCGCGGGAGAGGCGCTCGCCGCGTCGCCGGACGAGTACCAGGCCCTGTTCCTGCGCGCACGGGCGCTGGCGCGGCGGGGGGACGCGGGCGCGCGCGAGGCCTTCCTCGCGGCGGTGGAGCGGCGGAGAACCGCGCCCCTGCTCTACCTCGAGGGAGCCCGGGTGCTCCGGGAGGCGAGCGACGGAGAGGGCGCGCTGATGCTGCTGGATGCCTACGAGACCGTCTTCCGCGACGTACGGGTGCCCGCGGGCGAGGGCCAGGAGGTGGGCGCGCTGGAGCGGGATGAGCGCTACTGGCTCGCGCGGGGCGGGGTGATGGAGACGCTGGCCCGCGAGGACGCCGCGCTGGAGGCGTACGATCGAGCCCTGGCGGTGAAGGGCGTGGGCCGGGCGCGCGCCCAGTACGCCAAGGCGGCACTGCTGCTGTCGCGCGGGGACACGGCCAGCGCCCAGCCCCTGCTCGCGGAGCTGACACCGGAGAATGGAATGGGCGCGCTGCCCGAGGCCTACGAGGCCATGGGCCGCCTGCTCTTCTCCCAGGGCGAGTTCGCCCAGGGCTGCCAGAACTACTACGTGGGCCTGAGCCGCGCGCACCAACAGGGCGAATCCCCGGAGGAGCTCCAGCACAAGGCGGCGGCCGTGGAGAGGCGCCTGACGGACTCGGGTCAGGCCACCATGGCGCGCACCTGGAAGACCGAGACGGACGCGCTGCTGCGCCAGGTGGGCGGGCTCTAG
- a CDS encoding homoserine kinase yields the protein MALYTQLDAAALHRLVDAYALGTVQELTGIPQGSINSNFRLVTSAGRYFVRHTTVRSADDLNFEAGLLALLNASHFPSPRLVSTRDGAPFLELQGGRVVVFAWLEGEELTRERLTPEHLEALGVELGKLHRVGASYLGVRANPYGPEVVRGWLKGLEQHPDAELSAIARELHGHLARAESLRGGQEPRGVIHADIFLDNVKWLGDRVSALFDFEMACQDALTLDVAITLNAWCFDSGRYRPELCQGLLRGYQVQRTLLPAERESLFGHALFGAVRYTASRIRDFHLSGLPPDKLAPKDFRTYLARARALHQMGPEGLRALVGV from the coding sequence ATGGCGCTCTATACCCAACTCGACGCGGCGGCCCTCCATCGGCTGGTGGACGCCTATGCGCTGGGCACCGTACAGGAGCTGACAGGCATTCCCCAGGGCTCCATCAACAGCAACTTCCGCCTGGTGACGAGCGCGGGCCGCTACTTCGTGCGCCACACCACGGTGCGCTCCGCGGATGACCTGAACTTCGAGGCGGGACTGCTCGCGCTGCTCAACGCGTCGCACTTCCCCTCGCCCCGGCTCGTCTCCACCCGCGACGGCGCGCCCTTCCTGGAGTTGCAGGGCGGGCGCGTGGTCGTCTTCGCGTGGCTCGAGGGCGAGGAGCTCACGCGCGAGCGGCTCACCCCCGAGCACCTGGAGGCGCTGGGCGTGGAGCTGGGCAAGCTGCACCGCGTCGGTGCGTCCTACCTGGGTGTGCGCGCCAATCCCTACGGCCCGGAGGTGGTGCGCGGCTGGTTGAAGGGACTCGAGCAGCACCCCGACGCGGAGCTGTCCGCCATCGCCCGGGAGCTGCACGGCCACCTCGCCCGCGCCGAGTCCCTGCGCGGGGGACAGGAGCCGCGCGGCGTCATCCACGCGGACATCTTCCTCGACAACGTGAAGTGGCTGGGGGACCGGGTGAGCGCCCTCTTCGACTTCGAGATGGCGTGCCAGGACGCGCTGACGCTGGACGTGGCCATCACCCTCAACGCGTGGTGCTTCGACTCGGGCCGCTACCGCCCGGAGCTGTGCCAGGGCCTCCTGCGTGGCTACCAGGTGCAGCGCACGCTCCTGCCCGCCGAGCGCGAGAGCCTCTTCGGCCACGCGCTCTTCGGCGCGGTGCGCTACACCGCCAGCCGCATCCGCGACTTCCACCTGTCCGGCCTGCCGCCTGACAAATTGGCACCCAAGGACTTCCGCACCTACCTGGCCCGGGCGCGCGCCCTGCACCAGATGGGGCCCGAGGGCCTGCGCGCGCTCGTGGGCGTGTGA
- a CDS encoding YybH family protein encodes MNVRPLFVTVLLVLSACGPRYIPGTQINDTQDTRAILKVLERYRVAVEARDAKAIQALVSPSFRDNAGTEDPLDDLTAENLAQTLPALLARVDAPRLEMDVRRVDVKRDGWATVIYYWNASWRAPGLMERPQRDSELEQMVLQREDGEWRIVSGI; translated from the coding sequence ATGAACGTCCGCCCGTTGTTCGTCACTGTTCTGCTGGTGCTCTCGGCCTGTGGCCCCCGCTACATCCCAGGCACGCAGATCAACGACACCCAGGACACCCGCGCCATTCTCAAGGTGCTGGAGCGCTACCGCGTGGCCGTCGAGGCGCGTGACGCCAAGGCCATCCAGGCGCTCGTCTCGCCGAGCTTCCGGGACAACGCCGGCACGGAGGATCCCCTGGATGATCTGACGGCGGAGAACCTGGCCCAGACGCTGCCGGCGCTGCTCGCCCGGGTGGACGCGCCCCGGCTGGAGATGGACGTGCGCCGGGTGGACGTGAAGCGCGACGGGTGGGCCACGGTCATCTACTACTGGAACGCGAGCTGGCGCGCCCCGGGGCTCATGGAGCGGCCCCAGCGCGACTCGGAGCTGGAGCAGATGGTGCTCCAGCGCGAGGACGGCGAGTGGCGCATCGTCTCCGGCATCTGA
- a CDS encoding TIGR02266 family protein: MTFSYTPSGMAEQKTGAESRQFARAPIELKVDYKKLNSFFADYTKNISKGGTFIKTKKPLPIGTRFLFKLTVPQRDGPFELLGEVVWSQGEAEEPGMGIRFIYNDERQRSEFEGVVERLMADSLGTQLTEKLLNKQLHME; encoded by the coding sequence ATGACCTTCTCCTATACTCCGTCGGGCATGGCCGAACAGAAGACAGGTGCCGAAAGCCGCCAATTCGCTCGCGCGCCCATCGAGCTGAAGGTGGACTACAAGAAGCTCAACTCGTTCTTCGCCGACTACACGAAGAACATCTCCAAGGGAGGCACCTTCATCAAGACGAAGAAGCCGCTGCCCATCGGCACGCGCTTCCTGTTCAAGCTGACCGTGCCCCAGCGCGACGGGCCCTTCGAGCTGCTCGGCGAGGTGGTCTGGAGCCAGGGCGAGGCGGAGGAGCCCGGCATGGGCATCCGCTTCATCTACAACGACGAGCGCCAGCGCTCCGAGTTCGAGGGCGTGGTGGAGCGGCTGATGGCGGACAGCCTCGGCACGCAGCTCACCGAGAAGTTGCTCAACAAGCAGCTCCACATGGAATGA
- a CDS encoding DUF192 domain-containing protein, which yields MNRRHGAWGLGVVVGLTCCRPAEARDKVEHQKVEHPTARKVKHQQVKHQDGEDDVGPTLPRARVLLEDVSGGVQVVDVEVAATPDTRSRGLMWRKELPEGQGMLFIFPDEEVQRFWMRNTLIPLDMIFINSAGRVVGIIENAAPRSLVQRFVSEPGRYVLEVPGGWSRKVGLARGGHVRFEGVERIPVIP from the coding sequence ATGAACCGGCGCCACGGGGCGTGGGGACTCGGGGTCGTGGTGGGGCTGACGTGCTGTCGGCCCGCCGAGGCCCGGGACAAGGTGGAGCACCAGAAGGTGGAGCACCCCACGGCCCGGAAGGTGAAGCACCAGCAGGTGAAGCACCAGGATGGGGAGGATGACGTGGGGCCCACGTTGCCGCGGGCGCGGGTGTTGCTCGAGGATGTGTCTGGAGGCGTGCAGGTGGTGGACGTGGAGGTGGCGGCGACTCCCGACACGCGCTCGCGCGGCCTGATGTGGCGCAAGGAACTGCCCGAGGGGCAGGGCATGCTGTTCATCTTCCCGGACGAGGAGGTGCAGCGCTTCTGGATGCGCAACACGCTCATCCCCCTGGACATGATCTTCATCAACTCCGCGGGGCGCGTGGTGGGCATCATCGAGAACGCCGCGCCGCGCTCGCTCGTCCAGCGCTTCGTGAGCGAGCCGGGGCGCTACGTGCTGGAGGTGCCCGGAGGATGGAGCCGCAAGGTGGGCCTCGCGCGCGGGGGCCACGTGCGCTTCGAGGGCGTGGAGCGCATCCCCGTCATTCCGTGA
- a CDS encoding PhoX family protein, which yields MRFGQSKWERRAGRWVCASVTVLALSACSGGTGPQGPQGPQGEPGAPGAPGTPGDNGAPGSGRSLTFAPINAASTQAEKRVVTASSKASVNGREIPIGYETVLRSGQDLGGQRFGRMIQKDGKPVKNTDGSDFISPSNDFSSLLQAGNRLFEVTHFETTPAAMYLSELRQSPDGKLSALSTRPIDFSGVDGLWTPCAGSVSPWGTHLGSEEYPPDARATEKAATVSGLSSSERSMLRYWGLDATTATLEQARAVYSPYRYGYVVEVAVDGSGTTKVTKHYAAGRRALELAYVMPDRKTVYLTDDGTNDAFYMFVATRAGDLSEGKLYAARWFQTSAAGQGAGRADLYWLPLGPSATDAQVKALIDGGIRFSDIFETETQASDGTCPSASQGFRAVNTETGRECLRLKPDQEVAASRLESRRYAAYVGGTTEFRKTEGLAYNPATHRLYVAFSEVNNGMTHSHASRDLGGPNHVQLAQNDCGAVYELVVSPNAEVGSDYVAESASALVEGAWLKAPGASLYPSNSPYYDPTFTLPDSNGVAQPATGNVCGINGIANPDNLSFIDGYDTLLIGEDSTDGHQNDMVWAYNVVTRQLTRIFSTPYGSETTGVYFYPDINGHAYIKTQIQHPYGESDTDKLGADASAAQSYTGYIGPFPAMK from the coding sequence ATGCGATTTGGGCAATCGAAGTGGGAGCGCCGCGCCGGGCGCTGGGTATGTGCGTCGGTGACCGTGCTCGCGCTCTCCGCGTGCAGCGGTGGCACGGGGCCGCAGGGCCCCCAGGGTCCCCAGGGCGAGCCGGGAGCGCCGGGCGCACCGGGAACTCCGGGTGACAATGGGGCGCCGGGAAGCGGCAGGTCGCTCACCTTCGCGCCGATCAACGCCGCGAGCACGCAGGCGGAGAAGCGGGTCGTCACCGCCAGCTCGAAGGCGAGCGTGAATGGCCGGGAGATTCCCATCGGCTACGAGACGGTGCTGCGCAGCGGCCAGGACCTGGGCGGCCAGCGCTTCGGACGCATGATCCAGAAGGACGGCAAGCCGGTGAAGAACACGGACGGCTCGGACTTCATCTCTCCGTCCAATGACTTCTCGTCGCTCCTGCAGGCGGGCAACCGCCTCTTCGAGGTCACCCACTTCGAGACCACGCCCGCGGCGATGTATCTCTCCGAGCTGCGCCAGTCGCCGGACGGCAAGCTCTCGGCGCTGAGCACGCGGCCCATCGACTTCTCGGGAGTGGATGGGCTGTGGACGCCCTGCGCGGGCAGCGTGTCGCCGTGGGGCACGCACCTGGGCAGCGAGGAGTATCCGCCGGACGCGCGGGCCACCGAGAAGGCGGCCACGGTGAGCGGCCTCAGCTCGTCCGAGCGCTCGATGCTGCGCTACTGGGGACTGGATGCCACCACGGCCACCCTCGAGCAGGCGCGGGCCGTCTATTCGCCCTACCGCTACGGCTACGTGGTCGAGGTCGCGGTCGACGGCTCGGGGACGACGAAGGTCACCAAGCACTACGCGGCGGGCCGGCGCGCGCTCGAGCTCGCCTATGTGATGCCGGATCGCAAGACGGTGTACCTGACCGACGACGGCACCAACGACGCCTTCTACATGTTCGTGGCGACGCGGGCCGGGGATCTGTCCGAGGGCAAGCTCTACGCGGCGCGGTGGTTCCAGACGAGCGCCGCGGGTCAGGGCGCGGGCCGGGCGGATCTCTACTGGCTGCCGCTGGGCCCCAGCGCGACGGACGCGCAGGTCAAGGCGCTGATCGACGGGGGCATCCGCTTCTCCGACATCTTCGAGACGGAGACCCAGGCATCCGATGGGACGTGCCCCAGCGCGAGCCAGGGGTTCCGCGCCGTCAACACCGAGACGGGCCGCGAGTGCCTGCGGCTCAAGCCGGACCAGGAAGTGGCGGCCTCGCGCCTGGAGAGCCGCCGGTACGCGGCCTACGTCGGGGGTACCACCGAGTTCCGCAAGACGGAGGGGCTCGCGTACAACCCCGCCACCCACCGGCTCTACGTGGCCTTCAGCGAGGTGAACAACGGGATGACCCATTCGCATGCGTCGCGCGACCTGGGTGGTCCCAACCACGTGCAGCTCGCCCAGAACGACTGCGGCGCGGTCTATGAGCTGGTCGTCTCGCCCAACGCGGAGGTCGGCAGTGACTATGTCGCCGAGTCCGCCTCGGCGCTGGTGGAGGGGGCGTGGCTGAAGGCCCCGGGCGCCAGTCTCTATCCGAGCAACAGCCCTTATTACGATCCCACCTTCACGCTGCCGGACAGCAACGGCGTCGCTCAGCCGGCGACCGGGAACGTGTGCGGTATCAACGGCATCGCCAACCCGGACAACCTGAGCTTCATCGACGGGTACGACACGCTGCTCATCGGCGAGGACTCGACGGACGGCCACCAGAACGACATGGTGTGGGCGTACAACGTCGTCACCCGCCAGCTCACGCGCATCTTCTCCACGCCCTACGGCTCGGAGACGACGGGCGTCTACTTCTACCCGGACATCAACGGCCACGCGTACATCAAGACGCAGATCCAGCACCCCTATGGCGAGTCCGACACGGACAAGCTGGGCGCGGATGCGAGCGCGGCGCAGTCGTACACCGGGTACATCGGCCCGTTCCCGGCGATGAAGTGA
- the ybaK gene encoding Cys-tRNA(Pro) deacylase, whose amino-acid sequence MKTNAARILDSLGIAYTLRDYEVDLEDLSAESVAAKVGMPPEQLFKTLVARGDRTGVLMAVVPGNGELDLKALARLSGDRKVDTVPLKELQPLTGYVRGGCTAIGAKKDYPVFVDETIELFDTISISAGIRGTQIILAPADYLRVTKGKVGPISRDKA is encoded by the coding sequence ATGAAGACCAACGCGGCCCGCATCCTCGACTCGCTCGGCATCGCCTACACGCTGCGCGACTACGAGGTCGACCTGGAGGACCTGTCCGCCGAGTCCGTGGCCGCCAAGGTGGGGATGCCGCCGGAGCAGCTCTTCAAGACGCTCGTGGCCCGGGGCGACCGCACCGGCGTCCTCATGGCCGTGGTGCCGGGCAACGGGGAGTTGGATCTCAAGGCGCTCGCGCGGCTGAGCGGCGACCGGAAGGTGGACACCGTGCCGCTCAAGGAACTCCAGCCGCTCACGGGCTACGTGCGCGGCGGCTGCACGGCCATCGGCGCCAAGAAGGACTACCCCGTGTTCGTGGACGAGACGATCGAGCTGTTCGACACCATCTCCATCTCCGCGGGCATTCGCGGCACGCAGATCATCCTCGCGCCCGCGGACTACCTCCGGGTCACCAAGGGTAAGGTCGGGCCCATCTCGCGCGACAAGGCGTAG
- the purK gene encoding 5-(carboxyamino)imidazole ribonucleotide synthase: MSTRTVLPGGTIGILGGGQLGRMMALSARTLGYQVQSLDPDPACSARFVVDQCYTADFGNADEARRLARASDVVTLEIEKIPLATLNAVAQHAPMRPGAHVLEVVQNRGRQRAWLAQGGFPQGPWRQANSEAELTSTVEALGGRCFVKASEGGYDGRGQYPVKSSAETPQAWRELGQRPVVVEAALELEAELSVLVARSPRGEVVVYPPAYNHHEERILDWSLLPGQIPPEVSAQAVELGRAMATALAVEGLLVVELFLLKDGRLLVNELAPRPHNSFHATEVACLTSQFEQAVRAVCNLPLGSVEVVRPAAIVNLLGDLWLREGGPRFEAVLAMPGVRLHLYGKREARAGRKMGHLSAVGSTPEEALARIQAARRAMGA; this comes from the coding sequence ATGAGCACGCGCACCGTTCTTCCCGGCGGAACGATCGGCATCCTCGGCGGTGGACAGCTCGGCCGGATGATGGCGCTGTCCGCGCGCACGCTCGGCTATCAGGTGCAGTCGTTGGATCCGGATCCCGCGTGCTCGGCGCGCTTCGTGGTGGACCAGTGCTACACCGCCGACTTCGGCAATGCCGACGAGGCCCGGCGGCTCGCGCGCGCGAGCGACGTGGTGACGCTGGAGATCGAGAAGATTCCCCTCGCCACCCTCAACGCCGTGGCCCAGCACGCGCCCATGCGTCCGGGCGCCCACGTCCTGGAGGTGGTGCAGAACCGGGGCCGGCAGCGCGCCTGGCTCGCCCAGGGCGGGTTCCCCCAGGGCCCCTGGCGGCAGGCGAACAGCGAGGCCGAGCTGACCTCGACGGTGGAGGCCCTGGGCGGACGCTGCTTCGTGAAGGCGTCCGAGGGCGGCTACGACGGGCGCGGCCAGTACCCGGTGAAGTCCAGCGCCGAGACACCCCAGGCATGGCGGGAGCTGGGCCAGCGGCCCGTGGTGGTGGAGGCCGCGCTGGAGCTGGAGGCGGAGTTGTCCGTGCTGGTGGCGCGCTCGCCCCGGGGCGAGGTGGTGGTGTACCCGCCCGCCTACAACCACCACGAGGAGCGCATCCTCGACTGGTCCCTGCTGCCAGGACAGATTCCCCCCGAGGTGAGCGCCCAGGCGGTGGAGCTGGGACGCGCCATGGCCACGGCGCTCGCGGTCGAGGGACTGCTGGTGGTGGAGCTGTTCCTGCTCAAGGACGGTCGGCTGCTGGTGAACGAGCTGGCGCCTCGGCCCCACAACAGCTTCCACGCCACCGAGGTGGCGTGCCTCACCAGCCAGTTCGAGCAGGCGGTGCGCGCGGTGTGCAACCTGCCCCTGGGCTCGGTGGAGGTGGTGCGCCCCGCGGCCATCGTCAACCTGCTGGGCGACCTGTGGTTGCGCGAGGGTGGGCCCCGCTTCGAGGCCGTGCTCGCCATGCCCGGCGTGCGCCTGCACCTGTATGGCAAGCGCGAGGCGCGCGCCGGCCGCAAGATGGGCCACCTGTCCGCCGTGGGCTCCACCCCCGAGGAGGCACTCGCCCGCATCCAGGCCGCCCGCCGGGCCATGGGGGCTTGA
- the purE gene encoding 5-(carboxyamino)imidazole ribonucleotide mutase produces MGGKSDLEHLRPGIDVLKELAIPHEVRVVSAHRTPDWMMQYAETAESRGLSVIIAAAGGAAHLPGMVASKTLLPVLGIPIPATVLNGFDALMSIVQMPKGVPVGTMAIGKPGAVNAALYAASILSLKYPELRPRLAAWRQARTNEVLQDRELA; encoded by the coding sequence ATGGGCGGCAAGAGCGACCTGGAGCATCTGCGCCCGGGAATCGACGTCCTCAAGGAGCTGGCCATTCCGCATGAGGTCCGGGTGGTGTCCGCCCACCGCACGCCGGATTGGATGATGCAGTACGCCGAGACGGCCGAGTCGCGGGGCCTGTCGGTCATCATCGCGGCGGCCGGGGGCGCGGCGCACCTGCCCGGCATGGTGGCCAGCAAGACGCTGCTGCCCGTGCTCGGCATCCCCATCCCCGCCACCGTGCTCAACGGCTTCGACGCGCTCATGTCCATCGTGCAGATGCCCAAGGGCGTGCCGGTGGGCACCATGGCCATCGGCAAGCCGGGCGCCGTCAACGCCGCCCTGTACGCCGCCTCCATCCTGTCGCTCAAGTACCCCGAGCTGCGCCCGCGGCTCGCCGCCTGGCGCCAGGCCCGCACCAACGAAGTGCTCCAGGACCGGGAGCTCGCATGA
- a CDS encoding vWA domain-containing protein translates to MNKTAVFVSLAGVLALTALVLGLPPSPFSPPPEDSHGASPVDHHGPINLQSRAETSGALKMTARLSHPYIPPGSSELFATVDITGMEVPGARRLPVNLALVIDRSSSMGGYKLQQARQAAHHLVDQLREDDWLAIVHYGSDVRGLGGLPATPGNREQMRRYIDGIWDEGGTNISSGLQEGRAQVRASACTGCVERIILLSDGQPTEGLTEDADLLALVRDIRAGGITVSAIGVGTDFNEDLMQGFAELGSGAYGFLEDAAQLGSLFQKDLRQASTSVARDVVLSFTLPQGVRLEEVLGYRFKQEGRRVTVRLPDFSSGQTERVVARLTVEDAREGNPVHVTEVSLSFRDLRDNEPMLHVVDLGAKVTPRHEEIRARRDKEAIVYATRALSAKNLTLAAEALREGRKEEAKGYVARNQELFEQAGEVATPSAVAADLAEQQELLRDYEQAEDDAAVGAAVKRSKSKSLKSFGRLGSTY, encoded by the coding sequence ATGAACAAGACGGCCGTCTTCGTCTCCCTGGCCGGTGTGCTCGCCCTCACCGCCCTGGTGCTGGGTCTGCCCCCCTCCCCGTTCTCGCCGCCCCCGGAGGACTCCCATGGAGCCAGCCCGGTGGACCACCACGGGCCGATCAACCTCCAGTCCCGAGCGGAGACGTCGGGCGCGTTGAAGATGACGGCCCGGCTGTCCCATCCCTACATCCCCCCAGGCTCCTCGGAGCTGTTCGCCACGGTGGACATCACCGGCATGGAGGTGCCGGGCGCCCGGCGGCTGCCGGTGAACCTGGCGCTGGTCATCGACCGCTCCTCGTCCATGGGCGGCTACAAGCTGCAACAGGCCCGGCAGGCGGCGCACCACCTCGTGGACCAGCTGCGCGAGGATGACTGGCTGGCCATCGTCCACTACGGCTCGGACGTACGCGGCCTGGGAGGCCTGCCGGCCACCCCCGGCAATCGCGAACAGATGCGTCGGTACATCGACGGCATCTGGGACGAGGGGGGCACCAACATCTCCTCGGGACTCCAGGAGGGCCGCGCACAGGTGCGTGCCTCCGCGTGCACCGGCTGCGTCGAGCGCATCATCCTCTTGAGCGACGGCCAGCCCACCGAGGGCCTCACCGAGGACGCGGACCTGTTGGCGCTCGTCCGGGACATCCGCGCCGGAGGCATCACCGTGAGCGCCATCGGCGTGGGCACGGACTTCAACGAGGATCTGATGCAGGGCTTCGCCGAGCTGGGCTCGGGCGCCTACGGCTTCCTCGAGGACGCGGCCCAGCTCGGCTCCCTCTTCCAGAAGGATCTGCGGCAGGCCTCCACCAGCGTGGCGCGCGACGTGGTGCTGTCCTTCACCCTGCCCCAGGGGGTGCGGCTGGAAGAGGTGCTGGGCTACCGCTTCAAGCAGGAAGGACGCCGCGTGACGGTGCGGCTGCCCGACTTCTCCTCGGGACAGACGGAGCGGGTGGTGGCGCGACTCACCGTGGAGGACGCACGCGAGGGCAACCCCGTGCATGTGACCGAGGTGTCCCTGTCCTTCCGGGACCTGCGCGACAACGAGCCGATGCTCCACGTGGTGGACCTGGGCGCGAAGGTGACACCCCGGCACGAGGAGATCCGCGCGCGGCGGGACAAGGAAGCCATCGTGTATGCGACCCGGGCCCTGAGCGCGAAGAACCTGACGCTGGCCGCCGAGGCCCTGCGCGAGGGGCGCAAGGAGGAAGCGAAGGGCTACGTGGCGCGCAACCAGGAACTCTTCGAGCAGGCGGGTGAGGTGGCCACCCCCTCGGCCGTGGCAGCGGACCTGGCCGAACAGCAGGAGCTGCTCCGGGACTACGAGCAGGCCGAGGACGACGCGGCCGTGGGCGCGGCCGTCAAGCGCTCGAAGAGCAAGAGCCTGAAGAGCTTCGGACGCCTGGGCTCCACCTACTGA
- the cglC gene encoding adventurous gliding motility lipoprotein CglC — protein sequence MWIQHRRRLRVRILCATLVSHQPIKNGFPDPRLPTRYSCKVNVQGKQAVRPRAAHATRLADRDAVLRWPLTLQLRFLVRCTSMSARLALLMGAALLCGGCEIPSDTGKPCVLVKKDPNDPSGLGAIPIAPSDLRFNQDFISFGSVDCENLVCVRTAGTEIQTTGEGDALQVLGYCSAPCNLNSATDCSVTSPQTAPDVKATLACRPLLLDEAALSDLKKSDPDTYRSIFGENESPNFCASSLSSTGN from the coding sequence ATGTGGATCCAACATCGGAGGCGGCTACGAGTCCGCATCCTATGCGCCACCCTCGTGAGCCATCAACCGATCAAAAATGGTTTCCCCGACCCACGTCTGCCCACTCGGTATTCTTGCAAGGTCAATGTCCAGGGCAAGCAGGCGGTGCGCCCTCGCGCCGCGCACGCGACACGGTTGGCAGACCGGGACGCTGTGCTACGGTGGCCCCTCACGCTTCAACTCCGATTTCTGGTGAGGTGCACGTCGATGTCTGCGCGTCTGGCTCTTCTGATGGGTGCCGCCCTGCTGTGCGGCGGGTGCGAGATCCCTTCCGACACTGGGAAGCCCTGCGTGCTGGTGAAGAAGGATCCCAACGATCCCTCGGGGCTGGGAGCCATCCCCATCGCCCCGAGTGACCTCCGGTTCAACCAGGACTTCATCTCCTTCGGCTCGGTGGATTGCGAGAACCTGGTGTGCGTGCGCACCGCGGGCACCGAGATCCAGACGACGGGCGAGGGCGATGCCCTCCAGGTGCTGGGCTATTGCAGCGCGCCGTGCAACCTGAACAGCGCCACCGACTGCTCGGTCACCTCCCCGCAGACGGCCCCGGACGTCAAGGCGACCCTGGCATGCCGTCCGCTGCTGCTCGACGAGGCGGCGCTGTCGGATCTGAAGAAGAGCGATCCGGACACGTACCGGAGCATCTTCGGCGAGAACGAGTCGCCGAACTTCTGCGCCTCGAGCCTGAGTTCGACGGGGAACTGA